The Kitasatospora paranensis genome has a window encoding:
- a CDS encoding phenylacetate--CoA ligase family protein, translating to MPAKPLQELVDHARANSPFYAETYRDVPRTVSHLTQLPVLDQAAFWAANTWPDNRLLTGPLNDAGVYKTGGTTGAPKFSPWTRTEHTDAVTAFGAGIVRAGLKAGHRVANLFRAGELYSGFLFIEGALHHAPVDNVRLPVGGTAPDDYIADLIAGFGVQVLAGEPMKLSAVAEHLVRCGRVADSVELLLFGGDLLFDDLRPILSRAFPKAAVSSVGYASVDAGLVAAPVPGEDVRVHEAFPHRTVVELVDEATGEPITAVGVPGRVVVTNLFRTLMPILRYPAGDRAEWVDPECQRFRLLGRSEEGARVGSTAMPSEDIRAVLLAADPGRVIAGMQMVQRRWDGRDGLILRLGCTEEPPRA from the coding sequence GTGCCCGCGAAACCCCTTCAGGAACTGGTCGACCACGCCCGGGCGAACTCCCCGTTCTACGCGGAGACGTACCGGGACGTGCCGCGGACGGTCTCGCACCTGACCCAGCTGCCCGTCCTCGACCAGGCCGCGTTCTGGGCGGCGAACACCTGGCCGGACAACCGGCTGCTGACCGGTCCGCTGAACGACGCAGGTGTCTACAAGACCGGCGGCACCACCGGTGCCCCGAAGTTCTCCCCGTGGACGCGAACCGAGCACACCGACGCGGTGACGGCCTTCGGTGCCGGCATCGTCCGGGCCGGCCTCAAGGCGGGGCACCGGGTGGCCAACCTGTTCCGCGCCGGCGAGCTCTACAGCGGGTTCCTCTTCATCGAGGGAGCGCTGCACCACGCGCCGGTGGACAACGTCCGCCTCCCGGTCGGCGGCACCGCCCCCGACGACTACATCGCCGACCTGATCGCCGGTTTCGGCGTGCAGGTCCTGGCGGGCGAGCCGATGAAGCTGAGCGCGGTGGCCGAGCACCTCGTCCGGTGCGGGCGGGTCGCCGACTCCGTGGAGCTGCTGCTCTTCGGCGGCGACCTGCTCTTCGACGACCTCCGGCCGATCCTGTCACGGGCCTTCCCGAAGGCCGCCGTCTCCTCGGTGGGCTACGCGTCGGTCGACGCCGGGCTGGTCGCCGCGCCGGTGCCCGGCGAGGACGTCCGCGTCCACGAGGCCTTCCCGCACCGCACGGTGGTGGAGCTCGTCGACGAAGCGACCGGTGAGCCGATCACGGCCGTCGGCGTGCCGGGCCGGGTCGTGGTCACCAACCTGTTCCGCACCCTGATGCCGATCCTGCGCTACCCGGCCGGGGACCGCGCCGAGTGGGTCGACCCCGAGTGCCAGAGGTTCCGCCTCCTGGGCCGGTCGGAGGAGGGTGCCCGGGTCGGGTCGACCGCGATGCCGTCCGAGGACATCCGCGCGGTGCTGCTCGCCGCCGACCCGGGTCGGGTCATCGCCGGCATGCAGATGGTGCAACGCCGATGGGACGGCCGGGACGGCCTGATCCTTCGCCTGGGATGCACCGAGGAGCCTCCCCGGGCCTGA
- the paaI gene encoding hydroxyphenylacetyl-CoA thioesterase PaaI: MGTEFEPGGAGHSRIAALYARDETCRALGIALDEVSSGRALMRMRVTAGMLNGHGTAHGGYLFLLADAAFSYACNSYGPVTVAQAAQVTFLAPAAVDDDLVAEAVERARSGRHGIYDVTVRQAAGKVVAEFRGQSVMLSGKPFGD, translated from the coding sequence ATGGGTACGGAATTCGAACCGGGCGGTGCCGGGCATTCCAGGATCGCCGCACTGTACGCGCGCGACGAGACGTGCCGGGCCCTGGGAATCGCCCTGGACGAAGTCTCCAGCGGGCGTGCGCTGATGCGCATGCGGGTGACAGCCGGGATGTTGAACGGCCATGGGACGGCGCACGGCGGGTACTTGTTCCTGCTGGCAGACGCGGCATTCTCGTACGCCTGCAACAGCTACGGCCCGGTCACCGTCGCGCAGGCCGCGCAGGTCACGTTCCTGGCCCCGGCGGCGGTCGACGACGACCTGGTCGCCGAGGCGGTCGAGCGGGCACGGTCGGGGCGGCACGGAATCTACGACGTGACCGTCCGGCAGGCGGCCGGGAAGGTCGTGGCGGAATTCCGCGGCCAGAGTGTGATGCTCTCCGGAAAGCCGTTCGGCGACTGA
- a CDS encoding VOC family protein yields the protein MPLQMKLTAITLDCAEPEALAAFYRQATGFEPHPDSDGDFAGLTREDGLFLGFQRVDGYRAPRWPDRTAPQQMHLDFAVDDLDEAEALLMELGAIRPEHQPGGDRWRVLSDPAGHPFCLTRSRPVPPTASGRTPPEH from the coding sequence ATGCCCCTGCAGATGAAGCTGACCGCGATCACACTCGACTGCGCCGAGCCCGAGGCGCTGGCCGCGTTCTACCGGCAGGCCACCGGGTTCGAGCCTCACCCCGACTCCGACGGCGACTTCGCCGGCCTCACCCGCGAGGACGGGCTCTTCCTCGGCTTCCAGCGCGTCGACGGCTACCGGGCTCCCCGGTGGCCCGACCGGACGGCGCCGCAGCAGATGCACCTCGACTTCGCGGTGGACGACCTGGACGAGGCCGAGGCCCTGCTGATGGAACTGGGCGCGATCAGGCCGGAGCACCAACCCGGCGGCGACAGGTGGCGGGTCCTCTCCGACCCGGCCGGGCATCCCTTCTGCCTGACCAGGAGCCGACCTGTGCCGCCGACCGCATCCGGGCGGACGCCACCCGAGCACTAG
- a CDS encoding helix-turn-helix transcriptional regulator → MAHAEFGPAVRRWRDRVPPEAAGLPSGGQRRAAGLRREELALLAGISVDYVTRLEQGRASHPSAQVVEALARALRLSGAERAHLFRLAGLAPPGPETVPAYITPSVQRLLDRLAGTPVAVYDASWTLLTANAPYAALMGDPSGWRGNERNGVWRNLVGPGSPVRHTPQERRAFEAGLVADLRAAADRYPADPRLRRLVADLRAAGGRFAELWDAGAVGTHEAARKTIDHPHVGAVTLDCDVLTVAGSDLRIMVYTAEPDSEDAERLAMLTVLGTQALTG, encoded by the coding sequence ATGGCGCATGCGGAATTCGGACCGGCAGTACGCCGATGGCGCGACCGGGTGCCGCCGGAGGCGGCCGGGCTGCCCTCCGGCGGACAGCGGCGCGCCGCCGGACTGCGCCGCGAGGAGCTCGCCCTGCTGGCCGGCATCTCCGTCGACTACGTCACCCGGCTCGAACAGGGCCGGGCCTCGCATCCCTCGGCGCAGGTCGTCGAAGCCCTCGCGCGCGCCCTGCGGCTGTCGGGTGCCGAGCGCGCCCACCTGTTCCGGCTGGCCGGGCTGGCGCCGCCGGGCCCGGAGACCGTCCCCGCGTACATCACCCCGAGCGTCCAGCGCCTGTTGGACCGGCTGGCCGGAACTCCCGTCGCGGTCTACGACGCGTCGTGGACGCTGCTCACCGCCAACGCGCCCTACGCGGCCCTGATGGGCGATCCGTCCGGCTGGCGGGGGAACGAGCGCAACGGCGTCTGGCGCAACCTGGTCGGTCCGGGCAGCCCCGTCCGGCACACGCCGCAGGAACGGCGGGCGTTCGAGGCCGGCCTGGTGGCCGACCTGCGGGCGGCCGCCGACCGGTATCCGGCCGACCCGCGACTCCGGCGGCTGGTCGCCGACCTGCGCGCCGCCGGCGGGCGGTTCGCGGAGCTGTGGGACGCCGGCGCGGTCGGCACCCACGAAGCCGCGCGCAAGACCATCGACCACCCGCACGTGGGCGCGGTGACGCTGGACTGCGACGTGCTCACGGTGGCCGGCAGCGACCTGCGGATCATGGTCTACACCGCCGAGCCCGACAGCGAGGACGCCGAACGCCTGGCCATGCTCACGGTGCTCGGCACCCAGGCCCTGACCGGCTAG
- a CDS encoding SDR family oxidoreductase → MTTTLITGANKGLGFETARRLVAAGHTVYIGARDAERGRQAAERLGARLLVLDITDDASVDAAAKAVEADGGLDVLINNAGIEERGDGNRVIGAAEVTAELMRRTFETNVFGTVRVTHAFLPLLQRSAAPVVVNLSSGLASLTRVSRPGTPAAAYPGVAYPASKAAVNMITVQFAKAFPAIRINAVEPGFTRTDLNGNTGIQTVEQGAEIIVRMAQIGPDGPTGGYFDAEGPLPW, encoded by the coding sequence ATGACGACCACACTGATCACCGGAGCGAACAAGGGTCTCGGCTTCGAGACCGCCCGCCGGCTCGTCGCCGCGGGGCACACCGTCTACATCGGGGCGCGGGACGCGGAGCGGGGGCGGCAGGCCGCCGAGCGGCTGGGCGCGCGCCTGCTCGTGCTCGACATCACCGACGACGCGTCCGTGGACGCCGCGGCGAAGGCGGTGGAGGCCGACGGAGGGCTCGACGTCCTGATCAACAACGCGGGCATCGAGGAGCGCGGCGACGGGAACAGGGTGATCGGCGCCGCCGAGGTGACCGCCGAACTGATGCGGCGGACGTTCGAGACCAACGTCTTCGGCACGGTGCGGGTCACCCACGCGTTCCTCCCGCTGCTCCAGCGCTCGGCCGCTCCGGTCGTGGTGAACCTCAGCAGCGGCCTGGCCTCGCTGACCCGGGTCAGCCGCCCGGGCACCCCGGCGGCCGCGTACCCGGGCGTCGCCTACCCGGCCTCGAAGGCCGCGGTGAACATGATCACCGTGCAGTTCGCGAAGGCGTTCCCGGCCATCCGGATCAACGCCGTGGAGCCCGGCTTCACCAGGACGGACCTGAACGGGAACACCGGCATCCAGACCGTCGAGCAGGGCGCCGAGATCATCGTGCGGATGGCGCAGATCGGCCCGGACGGACCCACCGGGGGCTACTTCGACGCCGAGGGGCCGCTCCCCTGGTGA
- a CDS encoding alpha/beta hydrolase, which yields MSADEGRWNWLLVPGGPGLGSESLRGLAVAAGLPGSVWLVDLPGDGSNRAGPRIPARPYSRWPDVLAEAARELDDVVMVGHSTGGMFLLSVPELEQELAGMALVGSAPHAGWRPHFARWAETHPIPAVETAAQAYAAGPDDRTLRALTLAAAPWSFTPDGLAEGRALLAELPYCQSAVAWADAHFDEDYRAGWAPRTLPTLVVGGALDRVVDQGVWHDAGDFDRPNVLRRTIERAGHFPWIENPAAVREAFADLTAMLH from the coding sequence GTGTCGGCGGACGAGGGGCGGTGGAACTGGCTGCTGGTGCCGGGCGGCCCGGGCCTGGGGTCGGAATCCCTGCGTGGCCTCGCCGTGGCGGCCGGTCTGCCGGGTTCGGTCTGGCTGGTCGACCTGCCGGGGGACGGTTCCAACCGCGCCGGCCCCCGGATCCCGGCCCGTCCGTACTCCCGGTGGCCGGACGTCCTGGCCGAGGCCGCCCGGGAGCTGGACGACGTGGTCATGGTCGGCCACTCCACGGGCGGGATGTTCCTGCTCTCCGTCCCCGAACTGGAGCAGGAGCTCGCGGGCATGGCGCTGGTGGGCAGCGCGCCGCACGCCGGCTGGCGCCCGCACTTCGCCCGGTGGGCCGAGACGCATCCGATCCCCGCCGTGGAGACCGCCGCCCAGGCGTACGCCGCGGGCCCGGACGACCGGACCCTGCGCGCGTTGACGCTGGCCGCCGCACCCTGGAGCTTCACCCCCGACGGGCTGGCCGAAGGCCGGGCCCTGCTGGCGGAGTTGCCGTACTGCCAGTCCGCGGTGGCCTGGGCCGACGCCCACTTCGACGAGGACTACCGGGCGGGGTGGGCGCCGCGGACACTGCCCACCCTCGTCGTCGGCGGCGCCCTGGACCGCGTGGTCGACCAGGGCGTCTGGCACGACGCCGGTGACTTCGACCGGCCGAACGTCCTCCGGCGGACGATCGAGCGCGCAGGCCACTTCCCCTGGATCGAGAACCCGGCCGCGGTCCGGGAGGCCTTCGCGGACCTGACGGCGATGCTGCACTGA
- a CDS encoding isochorismatase family protein: MTTLENRPNTALVVVDVQTGVVAGAHERDAVVANIGSLVERARREGVPVVWVQHSDEHLVRESEEWRIVPELVPGEDEPLVPKNWGDSFEDTVLESVLAGLGVGRLIVVGAPTDACIRSTLHGAVVRGYDAVLVGDAHTTEDLTAWGAPPPEQVVAHTNLYWSYQAAPGRTAGTVSTKEVDFTGTS, from the coding sequence ATGACCACACTCGAGAACCGGCCGAACACCGCCCTGGTGGTCGTCGACGTGCAGACCGGCGTCGTCGCCGGGGCCCATGAGCGCGACGCCGTGGTCGCGAACATCGGCAGCCTGGTGGAGCGGGCCCGGCGGGAGGGCGTGCCCGTCGTCTGGGTCCAGCACTCCGACGAACACCTCGTCAGGGAGAGCGAGGAGTGGCGGATCGTCCCCGAGCTGGTGCCGGGCGAGGACGAGCCGCTCGTCCCCAAGAACTGGGGCGACTCCTTCGAGGACACCGTGCTCGAATCGGTGCTGGCAGGGCTCGGCGTGGGGCGGCTGATCGTCGTCGGTGCCCCGACCGACGCCTGCATCCGGTCGACGCTGCACGGCGCAGTCGTCCGCGGCTACGACGCGGTCCTGGTCGGTGACGCCCACACCACGGAGGACCTGACGGCCTGGGGTGCGCCGCCGCCGGAGCAGGTCGTCGCGCACACCAACCTGTACTGGTCCTACCAGGCGGCACCGGGCCGGACGGCCGGCACGGTGAGCACGAAGGAGGTCGACTTCACCGGCACCTCCTGA
- a CDS encoding MFS transporter, protein MPGPSAPAITETGRTRRPPALPPPAGNGRLLGAAVIDSVGSGLVVAFVLVYFARTTTLSLAAVGGALSLARLLAAPTAVCVGPLIDRWGARRTALAGNAVSAVGYAGFLCGHGVWQIVLVTWLAQVGAVTYWTSSSGLVVLAAEAAARPRWFALLHTLRNSGLAVGGALGALLVGAAGTAGLNAVMVANAASYAAAALLLARWRPVREPSAGAGVRAREPERRRVAAVRPDGGYRAVLRDRRYLLLVAVNVNFVFTALVLNLLLAVHITTGLHRPAWIAGVLLVVNGVQVAVTQTGVSRRLERFRPVRVIAASALLNAVAFGLFAAVRLTPGWCVLGGLLLGIVLYTLAETAATPFSADLSVSLAPEHLRGRYLAVHQLSWTFGQTVAPGVLTLLLTRGAGWPWLFLIALSLAAVPALLRLERLIDAPATAVDPVAADARIAR, encoded by the coding sequence ATGCCCGGACCATCCGCACCCGCCATCACCGAGACCGGCCGCACCCGGCGCCCGCCCGCTCTTCCGCCGCCGGCGGGGAACGGCAGGCTGCTCGGCGCCGCCGTGATCGACAGCGTGGGCAGCGGCCTCGTCGTCGCCTTCGTCCTGGTCTACTTCGCCCGCACCACCACGCTCTCGCTCGCGGCGGTGGGCGGCGCGCTCTCGCTGGCCCGGCTGCTGGCCGCGCCGACCGCCGTCTGCGTCGGCCCGCTCATCGACCGTTGGGGCGCCCGCCGGACGGCCCTCGCGGGCAACGCGGTCTCGGCGGTCGGCTATGCCGGCTTCCTGTGCGGACACGGCGTCTGGCAGATCGTCCTGGTGACCTGGCTCGCCCAGGTCGGGGCCGTCACCTACTGGACGTCGAGCAGCGGTCTGGTGGTGCTCGCCGCCGAGGCCGCCGCCCGCCCGCGCTGGTTCGCCCTGCTGCACACGCTCCGCAACTCGGGGCTCGCGGTCGGCGGCGCGCTCGGCGCGCTGCTGGTCGGCGCGGCCGGCACGGCGGGCCTGAACGCCGTCATGGTCGCGAACGCCGCGAGCTATGCCGCCGCGGCCCTGCTCCTGGCCCGGTGGCGGCCCGTCCGCGAACCCTCCGCGGGGGCCGGGGTCCGGGCCCGGGAACCGGAGCGCCGCCGGGTCGCCGCCGTGCGGCCGGACGGCGGGTACCGTGCGGTGCTCCGGGACCGCCGCTACCTCCTGCTGGTCGCCGTCAACGTGAACTTCGTCTTCACCGCGCTGGTGCTGAACCTGCTGCTCGCCGTCCACATCACGACCGGTCTGCACCGCCCCGCCTGGATCGCCGGCGTGCTACTGGTGGTGAACGGTGTGCAGGTGGCCGTCACCCAGACCGGCGTCAGCCGCCGGCTGGAGCGGTTCCGCCCGGTGCGGGTCATCGCCGCCTCGGCGCTGCTCAACGCCGTGGCCTTCGGCCTCTTCGCGGCCGTCCGCCTGACGCCGGGCTGGTGCGTCCTCGGCGGGCTCCTGCTCGGCATCGTCCTCTACACCCTCGCGGAGACCGCGGCCACACCGTTCTCCGCGGACCTCAGCGTCTCCCTGGCGCCGGAGCACCTGCGCGGCCGGTACCTGGCCGTCCACCAGCTGTCCTGGACCTTCGGCCAGACCGTGGCGCCCGGTGTCCTCACCCTGCTGCTGACCCGGGGCGCCGGCTGGCCTTGGCTGTTCCTGATCGCGCTGAGCCTGGCCGCCGTCCCGGCGCTGCTGCGGCTGGAACGCCTGATCGACGCCCCGGCGACGGCCGTGGATCCGGTGGCCGCCGATGCCCGGATCGCGCGGTGA
- a CDS encoding ArsR/SmtB family transcription factor gives MLTLRFSAQDLARTRFACSPLWEVVNGVQVLKDPGRHGVHLGWARQTRRALAVHGIRTALLYELIPVPTPYVPDFLTPVPEVEEPSLEDELAILLGTSAAELRTDLDRITGPLPPLVQRLRDAPDEGLARLAEEIRAYWSVAVEPHWPRIRRLMDGEILHRARMMARGGAAELFQDLHPAVSWDGGTLRVAHPGYEADRALEAGRGLVLVPSVFVWPGVFSQSNPPRQPGLVYPPRGVATLWERRTEPTPEGLAAALGRSRAQLLTELVAPASTSELALRLDMAPATVSHHLGVLRAAGLATAHRSGRIVLYLRTHAAEALVGAAPDTARTEGTAEHS, from the coding sequence GTGCTGACGCTGCGTTTCTCGGCGCAGGACCTGGCCCGGACCCGGTTCGCCTGCTCCCCGCTCTGGGAGGTGGTCAACGGCGTCCAGGTGCTGAAGGACCCGGGCCGGCACGGCGTGCACCTCGGCTGGGCCCGGCAGACCCGGCGGGCGCTGGCCGTACACGGCATCCGCACCGCCCTGCTGTACGAGCTGATCCCCGTTCCCACGCCGTACGTGCCGGACTTCCTGACGCCCGTTCCCGAGGTCGAGGAGCCCTCGTTGGAGGACGAGTTGGCCATCCTGCTGGGCACCTCGGCCGCGGAGCTGCGCACGGACCTGGACCGGATCACCGGCCCCCTCCCGCCCCTGGTGCAGCGGCTCCGCGATGCCCCGGACGAGGGCCTGGCCCGGCTGGCGGAGGAGATCAGGGCCTACTGGAGCGTCGCCGTGGAACCGCACTGGCCTCGCATCCGGCGCCTGATGGACGGTGAGATCCTGCACCGGGCGCGGATGATGGCGCGCGGAGGCGCGGCCGAGCTCTTCCAGGACCTGCACCCCGCGGTCTCCTGGGACGGCGGCACGCTCCGGGTCGCCCACCCCGGCTACGAGGCGGACCGTGCGCTGGAGGCGGGACGCGGACTCGTCCTCGTCCCGTCGGTCTTCGTCTGGCCCGGGGTGTTCTCGCAGAGCAATCCGCCGCGGCAGCCCGGCCTCGTCTATCCCCCGCGCGGTGTGGCCACCCTGTGGGAGCGTCGGACGGAACCGACACCCGAGGGTCTGGCGGCAGCGCTGGGACGCTCACGGGCCCAGTTGCTGACGGAACTCGTCGCGCCCGCCTCGACGAGCGAGCTGGCGCTCCGGCTGGACATGGCACCGGCCACCGTCTCGCACCATCTCGGGGTGCTGCGCGCGGCCGGTCTGGCGACCGCCCACCGGAGCGGCCGGATCGTCCTCTACCTGCGCACGCACGCCGCCGAGGCCCTGGTCGGAGCAGCGCCGGACACGGCGCGGACGGAAGGCACCGCCGAGCATTCCTGA
- a CDS encoding ATP-binding protein, whose translation MLDATQTVAWTFPNAPESAAAARRAAVEQLARWDLDELVDATALIVSELVTNGVRYADGPVELRLIRDRALICEVADDSSAAPGCAAPTTPTRVGAACSSPPISPIAGGAAEPPRQDHLGRAAAAPPRPGRRAHLPVVTPGAGRHG comes from the coding sequence GTGCTCGACGCGACGCAGACCGTCGCCTGGACGTTCCCCAACGCGCCCGAGTCCGCCGCCGCGGCCCGGAGGGCGGCCGTCGAGCAGCTCGCCCGCTGGGACCTGGACGAACTCGTCGACGCGACCGCACTGATCGTCAGCGAGCTGGTCACCAACGGCGTCCGCTACGCCGACGGCCCGGTGGAGCTGCGGCTCATCCGCGACCGCGCGCTGATCTGCGAGGTCGCCGACGACAGCAGCGCCGCCCCCGGCTGCGCCGCGCCGACGACGCCGACGAGGGTGGGCGCGGCCTGTTCATCACCGCCCATCTCACCCATCGCTGGGGGTGCGGCCGAACCGCCGCGGCAAGACCATCTGGGCCGAGCAGCGGCTGCCCCGCCGCGCCCCGGACGCCGAGCCCACCTCCCCGTCGTGACGCCCGGGGCGGGGCGGCACGGCTGA
- a CDS encoding adenosine deaminase has protein sequence MPIPKAELHLHIEGTLEPELALRLAERNGVTLPYADVAGLRAAYRFDDLQSFLDLYYRLMDVLRTEQDFTDLADAYLARAREQGVRHAEIFFDPQAHTARGVAFDTVLAGLSAALDSSEERYGITTGLILCFLRDRPEEEALATLEEAKPHLDRITAVGLDSAEVGNPPSKFARAYERASELGLHLVAHAGEEGPPEYVREALDVLHVERIDHGIRSLEDPELVARLVAERIPLTVCPFSNVRLRCVDTLADHPLRRMLDAGLLATVNSDDPAYFGGYVDENLTDTAAVLGLTDDQVRTLARNSFEAAFLDDATRARYLAEVDAHR, from the coding sequence ATGCCCATACCCAAAGCTGAGCTTCACCTGCACATCGAAGGCACCCTGGAGCCGGAGCTCGCTCTGCGGCTCGCCGAACGCAACGGTGTCACGTTGCCGTACGCGGACGTGGCCGGGCTGCGCGCGGCGTACCGGTTCGACGATCTGCAGTCCTTCCTCGACCTGTACTACCGGCTGATGGACGTGCTGCGCACCGAGCAGGACTTCACCGACCTCGCCGACGCCTACCTCGCCCGGGCCCGCGAACAGGGCGTCCGGCACGCCGAGATCTTCTTCGACCCGCAGGCGCACACCGCCCGCGGGGTGGCGTTCGACACCGTCCTCGCCGGTCTGTCGGCCGCGCTCGACAGCAGCGAGGAGCGCTACGGCATCACCACCGGCCTCATCCTCTGCTTCCTGCGCGACCGTCCGGAGGAGGAGGCGCTCGCCACCCTGGAGGAGGCCAAGCCGCACCTCGACCGGATCACCGCCGTCGGGCTCGACTCGGCCGAGGTCGGCAACCCGCCGTCGAAGTTCGCCCGCGCCTACGAGCGGGCCAGCGAGCTCGGCCTGCACCTGGTCGCCCACGCCGGGGAGGAGGGCCCGCCGGAGTACGTCCGCGAGGCCCTGGACGTGCTGCACGTCGAGCGCATCGACCACGGCATCCGCTCGCTGGAGGACCCGGAGCTGGTCGCCCGGCTGGTGGCCGAGCGCATCCCGCTGACCGTCTGCCCGTTCTCCAACGTGCGGCTGCGCTGCGTGGACACCCTCGCCGACCACCCGCTGCGCCGGATGCTCGACGCGGGCCTGCTCGCCACGGTGAACTCCGACGATCCCGCCTACTTCGGCGGCTACGTGGACGAGAACCTCACCGACACCGCCGCGGTGCTCGGACTGACGGACGACCAGGTCCGCACACTGGCCCGGAACTCGTTCGAGGCCGCCTTCCTGGACGACGCCACCCGTGCCCGCTACCTGGCGGAGGTCGACGCCCACCGCTGA
- a CDS encoding PP2C family protein-serine/threonine phosphatase, translating into MTDAEIDYAGVFQALPGMVALLTPDLVYADANQEFLRMSGRTRGQVVGRYLFDVFPDNPNDDAANGMRNLQASLLRVLATGERDAMALQRYDVESVERPGEWEERYWSPVNAPVLGPDGRVALLVHRVEEVTELIKARGTPGSTRARVLEAELYTRARELQEVNERLRDAHAREREVALALQEAMLPAPVDTTRHHAAVRYRPAVGSLNVCGDWYDLVDLPGGRIGVAVGDVVGHGLRAAGVMGQLRSALSAASRVAEGPAKALEVLGLYARFVDGAESATAVETAVDWATRTIAYSSAGHPPPALLHTDGTVEFLDQATDPPLGARPEHVSRPEAATAFGEGDTLVLYTDGLVERRHEDIDTGLGRLAASLVRHREADLETLADALLLDLLPPGGATDDTALVLVRL; encoded by the coding sequence ATGACGGATGCGGAGATCGACTACGCGGGGGTGTTCCAGGCGCTGCCGGGCATGGTGGCGCTGCTGACGCCGGACCTGGTCTACGCGGACGCGAACCAGGAGTTCCTGCGGATGTCCGGGCGGACCCGCGGGCAGGTCGTCGGCCGCTACCTGTTCGACGTGTTCCCCGACAACCCGAACGACGACGCGGCGAACGGCATGCGCAACCTGCAGGCCTCGCTGCTGCGCGTCCTCGCCACCGGCGAGCGCGACGCCATGGCCCTGCAGCGCTACGACGTGGAGTCGGTGGAACGGCCCGGCGAATGGGAGGAGCGCTACTGGAGCCCCGTGAACGCCCCGGTGCTGGGCCCCGACGGCCGGGTGGCCCTGCTGGTGCACCGGGTGGAGGAGGTCACCGAGCTGATCAAGGCCCGCGGCACCCCCGGCAGCACCCGCGCCCGCGTACTGGAGGCCGAGCTCTACACCCGGGCCCGGGAGCTGCAGGAGGTCAACGAGCGCCTGCGGGACGCACACGCCCGGGAGCGGGAGGTCGCCCTGGCCCTGCAGGAGGCGATGCTGCCCGCACCGGTCGACACCACGCGCCACCACGCCGCCGTGCGCTACCGGCCCGCCGTCGGTTCCCTGAACGTCTGCGGGGACTGGTACGACCTCGTCGACCTGCCCGGCGGCCGGATCGGGGTCGCCGTCGGCGACGTCGTCGGCCACGGCCTGCGGGCCGCCGGCGTCATGGGCCAGCTGCGCAGCGCCCTCAGCGCCGCCTCCCGGGTCGCGGAGGGTCCGGCCAAGGCCCTGGAGGTCCTCGGGCTGTACGCGCGCTTCGTCGACGGCGCCGAGTCCGCGACCGCCGTGGAGACCGCGGTCGACTGGGCCACCCGCACCATCGCCTACAGCAGCGCCGGCCATCCCCCGCCCGCTCTGCTGCACACCGACGGAACGGTGGAGTTCCTGGACCAGGCCACCGACCCGCCGCTCGGCGCCCGACCCGAGCACGTCTCCCGTCCGGAGGCCGCGACCGCCTTCGGCGAGGGCGACACCCTGGTGCTCTACACCGACGGCCTGGTCGAGCGGCGCCACGAGGACATCGACACCGGCCTGGGCCGCCTCGCCGCCTCCCTCGTCCGGCACCGGGAGGCAGACCTCGAAACGCTGGCCGACGCCCTGCTGCTCGACCTGCTGCCGCCCGGCGGCGCCACCGACGACACCGCCCTGGTCCTCGTCCGGCTCTGA